Genomic window (Candidatus Gracilibacteria bacterium):
TTGTTGGTGTATCGAGCGGAAAGGACTGGGATTTCTGGATTTTCCTCAGTATATTTCTCCTCTTGATTAGTATGAAGAAGTGGAGGATTCTGGCTGTAACAGGGATAGTTGCCTACATGCTCTGATGGTGATATGGATATTCTACCTATGAACAAACGTTAGAAAAAATCATATTCCTCGAAAAAGAAATTCATCTTTTCGATGATAAAAAGTCCATAATAGGAACCGTCGATTCCAAGATGTTTTCCGCAGAACGAAGCAATACATATCGTCTTATCATCGACAATATCGACAATAGATCGACACAAGAAAACCCAAAATGAATGCGGGATTTATCCATATTTATCGAAATTCCTTCTAATCTCGATATTCAAGAATGAGAACGGATTTCCTTCACGGGAAAAATCAAGGAAAATGTCGAGTTTCCACTTGTTGGATATGCACGTTATGCTTTCTATCAGTGATGATATGGTCACATATTTTTACCTGTTTTTAGTCACATTGATGAGAAGAAATCATGAACAATATTCACAAAAATGCGAGAATATTGGACAACACAATTCCGAAAAAATTTTCCCCAAGATATATCAGGAATTCTGATTGGGATGACGATTGGTGCAGATGAATATCTCGAAAAATGAGTCAAGGATTCTTTTACGAAAAGTGGAATTTCCCATATTCTCATCGTCAGCGGATCGAATATTGCCTTTCTCATCATGTTCGTACTCTTCTTCCTGAAATACATACACATCCAAAAATGGTGAAGAATTATACTGATTGGAGGAATCGTATTATTCTATGGAAGTATTGTCGGATGGGATGTCTCCGTCGTCCGAGCGAGTATCATGGGTGTTCTCTCCTATTTTATTGCTGAATACGGTGGGAAAGCTTCAAGTATAGCTACTCTCGCATTCGCAGGACTCCTACTGACCATATACTCACCTCTTTCCCCTGTCTATGATGCTGGTTTCGGACTTTCTTTCGGTGCAACCATCGGGATTCTCATATTCCATAATCCTCTGAAATCTCTCTGGGAAAAGACACGATTTCCGCAATCTATATTTCCATTTGTTTCCGTCTCTATATGAGCTTCTCTCGGAAGTCTCCCGATCCTCATCTATCACTTCTGAACGATTCCTGTTGGATCTATCGTTATCAATATTTTGATCGCTGCAGTTCTCGGATGGATTCTTTTTACATCGATTCTTTTTGTACCGATTGTGTATATATCACCTCTACTTGCCTACTATTTCTGATATATTATCTATATTCCAGCAAAATACATTATTTTTCTCAGTGATATTTTCCAATATTCTCACACAATCACTATTGGGGAGAATTGGAGAGTGATTATAACGCTTCTTCTTATTGGTGGTTATACTGTTTTCTTTCTGGAGAAAGATGTTCTCTTTCGAGAAGCATCTCGAAAACTAGATTCAGAATAAATCATTCTGTGTGAATTTATCCACTTTTTTTAGATCTGCATCAGCTCATTCGAGGAATTTATCCACTGCTTTCGAAGAAATATTGGTAATAAATCGAGCATATTGAAGTGATTGTGATTCTGGAATAATCACATTTCTCGACACGAAGAAAAAACGGAAAAAGCGTTCCGAAGCAAAAATCGCTGTCTCAATTGTACTTCATGTAAGAAGTGTGGAAAGTTTTTGCGCTGTTATGACAGAATTATCAGTCAAAATCAAATATTTTTCCATGCTATTAATCCAGACACTTATCCATTCTCGAAGGGTCGAATGAATCATTTTTTCATGGAATTCTGTCGGCACATCATAGCGATGAAGTGTCGTGATTCTCATCGCCTTGTCTCATTCTCATAACGACTGAAAAAAGAAAAGCGCTGCATCTGGATAGACTAGAGCCACAAGGGAAAG
Coding sequences:
- a CDS encoding ComEC/Rec2 family competence protein yields the protein MNISKYREKNLVHYRGLFLSFCSSYVLGDIVGVSSGKDWDFWIFLSIFLLLISMKKWRILAVTGIVAYMLGWGYGYSTYEQTLEKIIFLEKEIHLFDDKKSIIGTVDSKMFSAERSNTYRLIIDNIDNRSTQENPKGMRDLSIFIEIPSNLDIQEGERISFTGKIKENVEFPLVGYARYAFYQGGYGHIFLPVFSHIDEKKSGTIFTKMREYWTTQFRKNFPQDISGILIGMTIGADEYLEKGVKDSFTKSGISHILIVSGSNIAFLIMFVLFFLKYIHIQKWGRIILIGGIVLFYGSIVGWDVSVVRASIMGVLSYFIAEYGGKASSIATLAFAGLLLTIYSPLSPVYDAGFGLSFGATIGILIFHNPLKSLWEKTRFPQSIFPFVSVSIGASLGSLPILIYHFGTIPVGSIVINILIAAVLGWILFTSILFVPIVYISPLLAYYFGYIIYIPAKYIIFLSDIFQYSHTITIGENWRVIITLLLIGGYTVFFLEKDVLFREASRKLDSE